The following proteins are co-located in the Planococcus plakortidis genome:
- a CDS encoding citrate synthase/methylcitrate synthase, with protein sequence MFQKGLKGIVAVQTSISSVEGEKGELRYRGILVSEVIEGKSFEQAAYFLWHGHYASKEELASLTERLNAYRQLSDYLMAIARTLPKETSLMDGIRTLISAYQHAEFKELAIQQQAIALTAALPVMTALLYRLNTGQEFVAPRSDLGHTANYLWMINGQVPTHAQTEALETYLNLTMEHGMNASTFASRVTISTESDLSAAIVSALGTMKGPLHGGAPSGVLELLDEIQSPEKIKPVVERKLARGEKIMGFGHRVYRTEDPRSILLREKCRQLQQDGPWLNLAVIAENEITQLLNERKPGRALHTNVEFYAAAIMRSIQMPPELFTPTFSIARIVGWTAHAIEQQQDNVIFRPQSEYIGN encoded by the coding sequence ATGTTTCAAAAAGGCCTCAAAGGCATTGTCGCCGTTCAAACATCCATTTCATCAGTCGAAGGGGAGAAAGGCGAACTCCGTTACCGCGGGATATTAGTCAGTGAAGTAATCGAAGGCAAAAGTTTCGAACAAGCCGCTTACTTCCTATGGCATGGCCACTATGCTTCCAAGGAAGAACTCGCAAGTTTGACTGAACGATTAAACGCCTATCGGCAGTTGTCGGATTACCTCATGGCCATCGCCCGTACCCTGCCTAAAGAGACTTCATTAATGGATGGGATTCGCACACTCATCTCGGCATACCAGCATGCCGAATTCAAAGAATTGGCGATTCAACAACAAGCCATTGCACTGACTGCTGCCCTTCCGGTAATGACTGCTCTTCTATACAGGCTGAACACCGGACAGGAATTCGTCGCGCCAAGAAGCGACCTTGGCCATACCGCAAACTATCTATGGATGATCAATGGGCAAGTACCGACACATGCACAAACTGAAGCTCTGGAAACCTACTTGAACTTAACGATGGAACATGGCATGAATGCATCCACTTTCGCCAGCCGCGTCACCATTTCCACCGAATCCGATTTAAGCGCTGCCATTGTTTCCGCTCTTGGCACCATGAAAGGCCCCTTGCATGGTGGCGCCCCATCCGGTGTGCTTGAATTGCTTGATGAAATACAATCTCCTGAAAAGATAAAACCTGTGGTGGAGCGAAAACTCGCGCGAGGCGAAAAAATCATGGGGTTTGGCCACCGCGTATACCGGACAGAAGATCCACGCTCTATTTTGCTCCGTGAGAAGTGTCGGCAGTTGCAACAAGATGGTCCCTGGCTGAATCTTGCAGTCATAGCGGAAAATGAAATCACCCAGTTATTGAATGAACGAAAACCGGGCCGGGCCCTTCACACAAATGTAGAATTCTATGCAGCCGCTATCATGCGCTCTATCCAAATGCCGCCCGAACTATTCACGCCCACCTTCAGCATCGCACGTATCGTTGGCTGGACTGCCCATGCCATTGAGCAACAGCAAGATAACGTAATTTTCCGGCCGCAATCCGAATATATCGGAAACTAA
- a CDS encoding anti-sigma factor family protein: MNACPEKVIRMMDDYLDGEISPSEEKELKSYLQSCSDCRKIYQELTKTIAFVQSASHVQAPPDFVQKTMAGLPKESQRVGIKRFMRHHPLMIAAALFVLLMSAAMLSSFSDDQQFAFTKQENLVVEGQTVVVPEGQTVVGDITIRNGDLRVDGELEGDVTIVNGQYMASSGVINGEIEEIDQAFEWLWYTIKGTFQDAVSFFGGNDQSIDE; this comes from the coding sequence ATGAATGCGTGTCCGGAAAAAGTCATTCGCATGATGGACGATTACCTGGACGGGGAAATCAGCCCATCAGAGGAAAAAGAGCTGAAAAGTTACTTGCAGAGCTGCAGCGACTGCAGAAAAATATATCAGGAACTGACCAAGACCATCGCCTTTGTCCAAAGTGCATCACATGTCCAGGCACCGCCGGATTTTGTGCAAAAGACGATGGCCGGCTTGCCAAAAGAATCGCAGCGTGTCGGCATTAAACGCTTTATGCGCCATCACCCGTTAATGATTGCGGCGGCACTTTTCGTCTTGTTGATGAGTGCAGCGATGCTGTCGAGCTTCAGCGACGACCAGCAATTTGCCTTTACCAAACAGGAGAACCTGGTGGTCGAAGGGCAGACGGTCGTGGTGCCCGAAGGCCAAACGGTAGTCGGGGATATAACGATCCGCAACGGCGATCTGCGCGTCGATGGCGAACTTGAAGGCGACGTAACGATCGTCAACGGCCAGTACATGGCATCGAGTGGCGTCATCAATGGTGAAATTGAGGAAATCGACCAAGCCTTCGAGTGGCTTTGGTATACGATCAAAGGGACATTCCAGGATGCCGTCAGCTTTTTTGGCGGCAATGACCAATCAATAGACGAGTAA
- a CDS encoding KinB-signaling pathway activation protein, whose translation MTIRNWVKFALTALLIGGGITGLLGIFIRWNDVFAEAAQNGQWGEFIAGFVWMIVVGLTMSLIAQMGFFAYLTIHQFGHNMFRSLRLWNWVQLLIIGIVIFDLIAFRFLPNVETGGQGFLYGTLLFILLAVSFATAYFKAKWTTKSAFISALFFMIVVTTLEWLPALMVRAGNVDSWVTLLLFPLLAVNAYQLLVLPKYNEKSEEDRLKLEARRAARKAQTAEGKK comes from the coding sequence GTGACTATACGAAATTGGGTTAAGTTTGCATTAACTGCATTATTGATAGGCGGAGGAATTACCGGGCTTCTCGGCATTTTCATCCGCTGGAACGATGTTTTCGCCGAAGCTGCGCAAAACGGGCAATGGGGAGAATTCATTGCGGGCTTTGTGTGGATGATCGTCGTCGGTCTCACGATGAGCTTGATTGCGCAGATGGGTTTCTTCGCCTATTTGACGATTCATCAGTTCGGCCATAATATGTTCCGTTCGCTGCGGCTATGGAATTGGGTACAGCTATTGATCATCGGCATCGTCATCTTCGACTTGATTGCGTTCCGTTTCCTGCCGAACGTCGAAACGGGCGGGCAAGGGTTCCTATATGGAACACTGCTATTTATTTTATTGGCAGTTTCGTTTGCAACGGCGTATTTCAAAGCCAAATGGACAACGAAATCGGCCTTCATTTCAGCGCTGTTCTTCATGATTGTCGTGACGACCTTGGAATGGCTGCCGGCGTTGATGGTAAGAGCGGGCAATGTGGATAGCTGGGTAACCTTGTTATTGTTCCCGTTGCTGGCAGTGAACGCTTACCAACTTCTCGTCTTGCCGAAATACAATGAGAAGTCTGAGGAAGACCGTTTGAAACTAGAAGCGCGCCGTGCTGCACGTAAAGCACAAACAGCTGAAGGGAAGAAATGA
- the rocF gene encoding arginase: protein MNKLNVSIIGVPMDHGQMRRGVDMGPSAIRYAGVVDRIENLGHEVKDEGDIQIRKADGKVDENTNLRNMDVITEATEALGETVSGVAKSGNFPLVLGGDHSIAIGTLAGISEHYENLGVIWYDAHADMNTSETSPSGNIHGMPLAASFGHGHEKLTNIRGYSPKVKPENIVIIGARSVDPGERELIKERGIKVFSMHEIDKLGMDHVMQESIRYLREERKTDGVHLSLDLDGIDPMYTPGVGTPVPGGISYRESHLAMEMLFDAGLITSAEFVEVNPILDEKNRTADVAVALIGSLLGEKLV from the coding sequence ATGAATAAATTAAATGTTTCTATTATAGGTGTACCAATGGACCATGGGCAAATGCGCCGCGGTGTCGATATGGGGCCAAGTGCCATCCGTTATGCGGGGGTTGTGGACCGTATTGAAAACCTTGGGCACGAAGTAAAAGATGAAGGCGATATCCAAATCCGCAAAGCGGATGGCAAAGTGGATGAAAACACCAATTTGCGTAATATGGACGTCATTACGGAAGCGACTGAAGCTTTAGGCGAAACGGTTTCCGGAGTTGCGAAATCCGGCAATTTCCCATTGGTGCTGGGCGGCGACCATAGCATCGCAATCGGTACGCTTGCCGGCATTTCAGAGCATTACGAGAATTTGGGCGTCATCTGGTATGATGCGCATGCAGATATGAACACGAGCGAAACTTCGCCTTCAGGCAATATCCACGGCATGCCGCTTGCCGCGAGCTTTGGGCATGGCCATGAGAAATTGACGAACATCCGCGGCTATTCGCCGAAAGTGAAGCCGGAGAACATCGTCATCATCGGCGCGCGTTCTGTCGACCCAGGGGAACGCGAACTGATCAAAGAACGCGGCATCAAAGTGTTCAGCATGCATGAAATCGATAAATTGGGAATGGATCATGTCATGCAGGAATCGATCCGCTATTTGCGCGAAGAACGCAAAACGGATGGGGTGCATTTGTCGCTTGACCTTGATGGCATCGACCCGATGTATACGCCAGGTGTCGGAACGCCAGTCCCAGGCGGCATCAGCTACCGGGAAAGCCATTTGGCGATGGAAATGCTGTTCGACGCAGGGCTCATCACTTCGGCAGAATTTGTCGAAGTCAACCCGATCCTTGATGAAAAGAACCGCACGGCAGATGTGGCGGTCGCATTGATCGGTTCATTGCTTGGCGAAAAATTGGTATAA
- a CDS encoding LysR family transcriptional regulator — protein sequence MEMQWLRTFADAAETLNFRKTSERLMLSQPSVTVHIRQLEEYLGIRLFDRVKNRVVLTEEGHHFKYQAGTLVKKFDSTVDELHSFAQGYRRQ from the coding sequence ATGGAAATGCAATGGCTGCGGACTTTTGCCGATGCGGCGGAAACCTTGAATTTCCGTAAAACCTCCGAGCGCTTAATGTTGTCACAACCAAGCGTGACGGTGCATATTCGGCAATTGGAAGAGTATTTAGGGATTCGCTTGTTTGATCGCGTCAAGAACCGTGTGGTGTTGACCGAGGAAGGGCACCATTTTAAATACCAGGCAGGCACATTGGTAAAGAAGTTCGATTCGACAGTGGATGAGCTCCACTCATTTGCCCAAGGCTACCGGCGACAATGA
- a CDS encoding YbbR-like domain-containing protein — MDKMMDNPWFLRIMALFLAFLLFFSVQTENNTTTTETGRVSEMIEDVELQVYYDESLMVSGVPETVDLYLSGPASIIQTTRQLDDYTLFIDLRSLPLGEHQVPIQTENLSEQLSARVDPAFVNVVLEERVSQEFSIDAEMNERLLAEGFVLDGLTVEPDKVTVTGPQSVINAISFVKATVTGEPDIKESFTAEARVRVLAEDLTKLDNVTIEPESVAVDVTVEEYSRELPVRIESTGDPQTGITINSWTPSSEQVRVFGPRSVVDAMEEYVIEVEANSVTATDTTLDVELPIPSGASGVSPGEMQVEADTSVDESLIVPEELENPEIADGNDEE, encoded by the coding sequence ATGGATAAGATGATGGACAATCCGTGGTTTCTCCGGATCATGGCATTATTCCTGGCCTTTCTGCTCTTCTTTTCCGTCCAGACGGAAAACAACACGACCACGACCGAAACCGGAAGAGTGTCGGAAATGATTGAAGACGTGGAACTGCAAGTGTATTATGATGAAAGCTTGATGGTGAGCGGCGTGCCGGAAACAGTCGACCTGTATCTAAGCGGCCCCGCAAGCATCATCCAGACGACGCGACAGCTCGATGATTACACCTTGTTCATCGATTTGCGCAGCTTGCCGCTAGGGGAGCATCAAGTGCCGATCCAGACAGAAAACCTGTCGGAGCAACTAAGTGCCCGTGTGGATCCTGCATTCGTTAACGTCGTGCTCGAGGAGCGGGTGTCCCAGGAATTCAGTATTGACGCTGAAATGAACGAGCGCTTGCTGGCGGAAGGTTTTGTCCTGGACGGCTTGACCGTTGAACCGGATAAAGTCACTGTGACCGGCCCGCAAAGCGTCATCAACGCCATCAGCTTTGTCAAGGCGACGGTGACCGGTGAACCGGATATCAAGGAATCCTTCACTGCGGAAGCGCGTGTCCGCGTACTGGCAGAGGATTTGACGAAACTCGACAATGTCACGATCGAGCCGGAATCCGTGGCGGTCGATGTGACGGTAGAGGAATATAGCCGCGAACTGCCGGTGCGCATCGAGTCGACCGGTGATCCGCAGACGGGCATCACCATCAATTCCTGGACGCCTTCAAGCGAACAGGTGCGGGTTTTCGGGCCGCGCAGCGTAGTGGATGCGATGGAGGAATATGTCATCGAAGTGGAAGCGAACAGCGTCACGGCTACCGATACGACGCTGGATGTCGAATTGCCGATTCCCTCAGGTGCTTCGGGAGTATCTCCAGGCGAGATGCAAGTAGAAGCGGATACTTCAGTGGATGAATCTTTGATCGTCCCGGAAGAGTTGGAGAATCCGGAAATAGCCGATGGCAACGACGAGGAATGA
- the glmM gene encoding phosphoglucosamine mutase: MGKYFGTDGVRGVANSELTPELAFKLGRFGGYVLTKSSKEKPKVLVGRDTRISGEMLENALAAGLLSVGAEVMRLGVISTPGVSYLTRVMSAEAGVMISASHNPVADNGIKFFGSDGFKLSDDQEAEIEALLDAETDDLPRPTGGDLGSITEYFEGGQKYIQYLKQTVDEEFDGIHVALDCAHGATSTLATHVFADLDADISSMGASPNGLNINEGVGSTHPEALAKLVVEKGADVGLAFDGDGDRLIAVDEKGTIVDGDQIMYICAKHLKSEGRLKQDTVVSTIMSNMGFYKALEENGMKSVKTAVGDRYVVEEMKKNEYNLGGEQSGHIIFLDYNTTGDGLLSGLQLVNIMKITGKKLSELANEMTIFPQKLVNIRVTDKHGVTDNALVAEKIAEVERDMDGDGRVLVRPSGTEPLVRVMVEAPSAEACEEYVERIAAVVREEMGMK, translated from the coding sequence ATGGGAAAATATTTTGGGACCGATGGTGTACGAGGGGTAGCCAATAGTGAATTGACGCCGGAACTGGCATTTAAACTTGGGCGTTTTGGCGGCTATGTCTTAACGAAAAGCTCAAAGGAAAAACCGAAAGTGCTCGTCGGGCGCGATACACGGATTTCCGGGGAAATGCTTGAAAATGCATTGGCGGCAGGGCTTCTGTCCGTCGGTGCGGAAGTCATGCGCCTCGGCGTCATCAGCACTCCAGGGGTTTCTTACCTGACACGCGTCATGAGCGCGGAAGCCGGAGTTATGATTTCTGCTTCCCATAACCCGGTCGCAGACAATGGCATCAAATTTTTCGGCTCGGACGGCTTCAAATTGTCGGACGACCAGGAAGCGGAAATCGAAGCTTTGCTCGATGCAGAGACGGACGATCTGCCGCGCCCAACAGGTGGGGACCTCGGAAGCATCACCGAATATTTCGAGGGCGGCCAAAAATACATCCAGTATTTGAAGCAGACAGTGGATGAGGAATTCGACGGCATCCACGTGGCGCTCGATTGCGCGCATGGTGCGACATCGACCTTGGCAACGCATGTATTTGCGGACTTGGATGCGGACATCAGCTCGATGGGCGCTTCACCGAACGGCTTGAACATCAACGAAGGCGTCGGGTCGACGCATCCTGAAGCGCTGGCGAAGCTGGTCGTGGAAAAAGGCGCCGATGTGGGCCTTGCCTTTGACGGCGACGGCGACCGTTTGATCGCGGTGGATGAAAAAGGAACGATCGTCGACGGCGACCAGATCATGTACATTTGCGCGAAGCATTTGAAATCAGAAGGCCGCTTGAAACAGGATACCGTCGTGTCGACGATCATGAGCAATATGGGCTTCTACAAAGCGCTTGAAGAAAACGGCATGAAGAGCGTCAAGACGGCTGTCGGCGACCGTTACGTAGTGGAAGAAATGAAGAAGAATGAATACAATTTGGGCGGCGAACAGTCGGGCCATATCATTTTCCTTGATTACAACACGACAGGCGATGGATTGCTCTCAGGCCTTCAATTGGTCAACATCATGAAGATCACGGGCAAGAAATTGTCTGAGCTGGCGAATGAAATGACGATTTTCCCGCAAAAATTGGTGAACATCCGCGTGACGGACAAACACGGCGTGACGGATAACGCGCTTGTGGCCGAGAAGATTGCGGAAGTGGAACGCGACATGGACGGCGATGGCCGTGTGCTCGTGCGCCCTTCCGGAACTGAGCCATTGGTGCGCGTCATGGTCGAAGCGCCGTCTGCAGAAGCGTGCGAAGAGTACGTGGAGCGGATTGCGGCGGTTGTACGCGAAGAAATGGGCATGAAATAA
- a CDS encoding GNAT family N-acetyltransferase, translating into MYIEQRNIRLRLLKREDFEALWALYTPDIFEYMLTKVERFEDLESWLSAGMNQSNVLVFAVELPESGEIVGTTRIYSIDDTNKSCEIGATFYSEKAQRTHVNTAVKHALLGYCFEERDMIRVQFKTDAENIRSQKSIERIGAVKEGHLRNERIRSTGEPRDAIVYSIIDREWPEVKKTLEDKMNKYSE; encoded by the coding sequence ATGTATATTGAACAGCGCAATATTCGGCTTCGTTTATTGAAACGTGAGGATTTTGAAGCGTTATGGGCGCTTTATACACCCGATATCTTCGAATACATGCTGACAAAGGTGGAACGTTTCGAAGATCTGGAGTCGTGGCTATCGGCGGGAATGAACCAATCCAATGTGCTGGTATTTGCCGTGGAACTTCCGGAAAGCGGCGAAATCGTCGGCACGACCCGCATTTATTCGATTGACGATACGAACAAAAGCTGTGAAATCGGGGCGACTTTCTATAGCGAAAAAGCACAGCGCACGCATGTCAATACGGCCGTCAAACATGCGCTGCTAGGCTATTGCTTCGAAGAGCGGGATATGATCCGCGTCCAGTTCAAAACCGATGCTGAAAATATCCGTTCCCAAAAATCGATCGAACGGATCGGGGCAGTGAAAGAAGGGCATTTGCGCAATGAACGGATCCGCTCGACGGGTGAACCGAGGGATGCGATTGTCTATTCCATCATCGACCGCGAATGGCCGGAAGTGAAAAAAACATTGGAAGATAAAATGAATAAATATTCGGAATAA
- the glmS gene encoding glutamine--fructose-6-phosphate transaminase (isomerizing), with product MCGIVGYIGEQDSKEILLKGLERLEYRGYDSAGIAVRNGEGIKVFKEKGRIADLRGVVEDDVTGNTGIGHTRWATHGKPSKVNAHPHQNASDRFTLVHNGVIENYHHIQRDYLDGVEMESDTDTEIIVQLIGKFVEEGMTTKEAFSKALKLMKGSYAIALLDAEEEQTIYVAKNKSPLLVGLGENFNVIASDAMAMLQVTDQFVELMDKEVVIVKKESVQILTLDGEEVARDPFTAEIDMSDIDKGTYPHYMLKEIDEQPAVMRKIIQAYQDENDQLTIDSGILDALESADRLYIIAAGTSYHAGLIGKEYLEKMAGIPVEVHVASEFGYNMPLLSENPLFIFISQSGETADSRQVLVRIKELGHPSLTVTNVAGSTLSREADHTLLLHAGPEIAVASTKAYTAQLAVLSILAAVTAERRGRDIGFDLVQEMGIVANAVQAQVDMKEELEQIATDYLSTTRNCFFIGRLMDYFVGLEGALKLKEISYIQAEGFAGGELKHGTIALIEEGTPVIALATQESVNLNIRGNVKEVAARGANTCIISMEGLNEEGDSHVLPKVHELLTPLVSVIPLQLISYYAALHRDCDVDKPRNLAKSVTVE from the coding sequence ATGTGTGGAATTGTCGGGTATATTGGAGAACAGGATTCAAAAGAGATTTTACTGAAAGGATTGGAGCGCCTGGAGTACCGTGGATATGATTCAGCGGGGATTGCAGTGCGCAACGGCGAAGGCATCAAAGTATTCAAGGAAAAAGGCCGCATTGCGGATCTGCGCGGAGTCGTGGAAGACGATGTGACTGGAAACACAGGCATCGGGCACACACGCTGGGCAACGCACGGCAAGCCGAGCAAAGTCAACGCCCACCCGCACCAGAACGCATCAGACCGCTTTACACTTGTTCACAACGGCGTCATCGAGAACTATCACCATATCCAGCGCGATTATTTGGACGGCGTGGAAATGGAGTCGGATACGGATACGGAAATCATCGTGCAATTGATCGGTAAATTCGTCGAAGAAGGCATGACGACGAAAGAAGCGTTCAGCAAAGCCTTGAAATTGATGAAAGGGTCGTACGCAATTGCCTTGCTTGATGCAGAGGAAGAGCAGACGATCTATGTAGCGAAAAATAAGAGCCCGCTTCTTGTTGGACTTGGCGAAAACTTCAACGTCATCGCATCTGATGCCATGGCGATGCTGCAAGTGACGGACCAGTTCGTTGAATTGATGGACAAAGAAGTCGTCATCGTGAAAAAAGAAAGCGTACAAATCTTGACGCTCGACGGCGAAGAAGTAGCGCGTGACCCGTTCACGGCAGAAATCGACATGAGCGATATCGATAAAGGCACATACCCTCATTACATGCTGAAAGAAATCGATGAGCAGCCTGCGGTTATGCGTAAAATCATCCAAGCTTACCAAGATGAGAACGATCAATTGACGATCGACTCCGGAATTTTGGATGCTTTGGAATCAGCAGACCGCCTGTACATCATTGCTGCAGGCACGAGCTACCATGCAGGTTTGATCGGTAAGGAATACTTGGAGAAAATGGCGGGCATTCCGGTAGAAGTGCACGTTGCGAGCGAATTCGGTTACAACATGCCGCTTCTTTCTGAAAACCCGTTGTTCATCTTCATTTCCCAGTCCGGCGAAACAGCGGACAGCCGCCAAGTATTGGTGCGCATCAAGGAGTTGGGCCATCCATCACTGACGGTGACAAACGTGGCAGGCTCTACGCTTTCGCGTGAAGCGGACCATACTTTATTGTTGCATGCAGGCCCTGAAATTGCGGTAGCGTCGACAAAAGCGTATACAGCGCAGTTAGCTGTACTTTCAATCCTTGCAGCAGTGACGGCAGAGCGCCGCGGCCGTGATATCGGTTTCGATTTGGTCCAGGAAATGGGTATCGTGGCAAACGCTGTGCAAGCACAAGTCGATATGAAAGAAGAGCTTGAACAGATTGCGACAGATTACCTTTCGACGACACGCAATTGCTTCTTCATCGGGCGTTTGATGGATTATTTCGTCGGCCTTGAAGGCGCATTGAAATTGAAAGAAATCTCTTACATTCAAGCAGAAGGCTTTGCTGGTGGGGAACTCAAGCACGGCACGATCGCATTGATCGAAGAAGGCACGCCGGTCATCGCGCTTGCGACGCAGGAGTCCGTGAACTTGAACATCCGCGGTAACGTTAAGGAAGTGGCGGCACGCGGCGCAAACACGTGCATCATCTCCATGGAAGGCTTGAACGAAGAAGGCGACAGCCACGTCTTGCCGAAAGTCCATGAATTGTTGACGCCGCTCGTATCGGTCATCCCGCTTCAGTTGATCAGCTATTATGCTGCGCTTCACCGCGATTGTGACGTCGATAAGCCGCGCAACTTGGCAAAATCCGTAACAGTTGAATAA
- a CDS encoding substrate-binding domain-containing protein, whose protein sequence is MSPLMAETVLPYILNSFTKAHPDLELVIRVEESKAIEDLVESGEVSAGISALLPVSRVIHHEVVYEDPLLLIVQRDAYDDERGPLVSAEDILERHFIFTHHHPVFWEELLVKLRVQLPGMRTMTVTQAHIAKRFIQEGLGVSFLPRSMVRRELIEGRLMEVHFDMFPLPSVATYFLSRNRGELEEDFLRRVRSVYFQ, encoded by the coding sequence ATCTCCCCGTTGATGGCGGAGACAGTGCTGCCGTATATCCTGAATTCGTTTACGAAAGCGCATCCGGACCTTGAGCTGGTGATTCGCGTGGAAGAATCGAAAGCGATTGAGGACTTGGTGGAAAGCGGAGAAGTATCTGCGGGCATTTCCGCTTTGCTGCCGGTAAGCCGAGTGATCCACCATGAAGTGGTCTATGAAGATCCTTTGCTGCTCATTGTGCAAAGGGATGCTTATGATGATGAGCGGGGGCCGCTCGTTTCAGCGGAAGACATATTGGAGCGGCATTTTATCTTTACGCATCATCATCCCGTTTTTTGGGAAGAACTGCTGGTGAAATTGCGCGTACAGCTTCCTGGCATGCGCACAATGACGGTAACGCAGGCCCATATTGCGAAACGGTTCATCCAGGAAGGGCTCGGGGTTTCATTTTTGCCGAGGTCGATGGTGCGACGTGAGTTGATCGAAGGGCGCTTGATGGAAGTCCACTTCGATATGTTCCCGTTGCCCAGCGTTGCGACATATTTTTTGTCGCGTAACAGGGGCGAGCTTGAGGAAGATTTCCTAAGGCGTGTCCGATCGGTGTATTTCCAGTAA
- the sigW gene encoding RNA polymerase sigma factor SigW encodes MDALVNKRIKRVMKGDQDAFAEIVELYQHQLFQICYRMLGNRHEAEDIAQEAFTRAYVNIHTFDQKRKFSTWLYRIATNLCIDRIRKKKPDYHLDAEVKGTEGLNMYSKIANDDELPEEELMRMEVQERVQYEISRLPDKYRAAIVLKYIEELPLAEISEILDLPLGTVKTRIHRGREALRKQLSNL; translated from the coding sequence ATGGATGCGTTAGTGAATAAACGAATAAAACGAGTCATGAAGGGCGACCAGGATGCATTTGCCGAAATCGTGGAGCTGTATCAACATCAACTGTTCCAGATTTGCTACCGCATGCTTGGCAACCGGCATGAAGCGGAAGATATTGCACAGGAAGCATTTACGCGGGCCTACGTGAACATACACACTTTTGACCAGAAGCGTAAATTTTCGACGTGGCTTTACCGCATCGCCACCAATCTGTGCATTGACCGGATCCGCAAGAAAAAGCCGGATTACCATTTGGATGCGGAAGTCAAAGGTACGGAAGGCTTGAATATGTATTCGAAGATTGCCAATGATGATGAGCTTCCGGAAGAGGAATTGATGCGGATGGAAGTCCAGGAGCGGGTGCAATACGAAATAAGCCGCTTGCCGGATAAGTACCGGGCAGCGATTGTGTTAAAATATATCGAGGAATTGCCGCTGGCCGAAATCAGCGAAATCCTGGATTTGCCGCTGGGTACGGTGAAAACGCGGATCCACCGCGGGCGCGAAGCACTTCGCAAGCAATTGAGCAATTTGTAG
- the cdaA gene encoding diadenylate cyclase CdaA: MPFLENFNDQTPLQMIVNVIDILLVWFVIYKLITVIKGTKAVQLLKGIFFIIIARLVTQALNLETLGWIMQQVLEWGFLAIIIIFQPELRRALEQLGRGKLFSSSTLNEESERNRLIEAMSKSVSYMAKRRIGALISIERETGLSEYIETGIPMNSDITSELMINLFIPNTPLHDGAVIVQKNRIAAAACYLPLSESPFISKELGTRHRAALGISEVTDAITIVVSEETGAISLTANGDLHRNLSLEDFEVKLRRIWFGAEQQQAATSWWNWRGKKNG; this comes from the coding sequence ATGCCTTTTTTGGAAAACTTCAATGACCAGACGCCGCTTCAGATGATCGTCAATGTGATCGACATCTTATTGGTCTGGTTCGTTATCTACAAACTTATCACTGTCATCAAGGGAACGAAGGCTGTCCAATTATTGAAAGGAATCTTCTTTATTATCATAGCGCGTCTTGTGACCCAGGCGCTCAACCTGGAAACGCTCGGCTGGATCATGCAGCAAGTGCTCGAATGGGGTTTTCTTGCGATCATCATCATCTTCCAGCCAGAGCTGAGACGCGCACTCGAGCAGCTTGGGCGCGGGAAATTATTCTCGAGCAGCACGCTCAATGAAGAGTCCGAGCGCAACCGCTTAATCGAAGCGATGAGCAAATCGGTCAGCTATATGGCGAAGCGCCGCATCGGGGCACTCATTTCAATCGAGCGTGAAACGGGGCTCAGCGAATACATAGAGACGGGCATTCCGATGAATTCGGACATCACTTCCGAATTGATGATCAATCTATTCATTCCGAATACGCCGCTGCATGACGGTGCGGTCATCGTCCAGAAGAACCGCATCGCTGCGGCCGCTTGTTATTTGCCGTTGTCCGAGAGCCCATTCATCTCAAAAGAATTGGGGACGCGCCACCGAGCCGCACTCGGCATCAGTGAAGTGACGGATGCGATCACCATCGTCGTATCGGAAGAGACCGGTGCGATCAGTTTGACGGCAAATGGCGACCTGCACCGCAATTTGTCGCTCGAGGACTTCGAAGTGAAGCTCCGCCGCATCTGGTTCGGTGCTGAACAACAGCAGGCGGCGACTTCCTGGTGGAATTGGAGGGGGAAAAAGAATGGATAA